The sequence gacaatattatttaataatctattttagttattaaataattagttttggcatttaaatgattagaattggaaaagtggcatttttggagaaatagaaataaaattgaggaaactgcaaaatccaagtgaggcccatttccctctatgggccgagcactccctttgtgtttcccaattattatttttattttttaattgccatgtaattgctaatcaaagcctagctaaaataggaaagtggttgatcacactaaaaaaggcatttaattgattacacagtgattaaggaaactgttttatttgaaaagttgtgctctcccttttccctatgtAAAGCAACCttattctcttctcttgcatgcatgaaaagccacgaaattaagagagaaaaatagagagaaattttgaaatccttgtgagatgagtagtgcccacacacatcaagtggtatctcaatcatagtatggaagactatggaatttctgcatcaaagaaggagaaaagaagatccaggttcagatcttggtgatgctctgctacagaaaggaatcaagggctagagatctgaacgaaaggagtcatattattccgctgcacccactgtaaggttttctaactttatatgtgtttattttcattgttttagaattcatattaggttgttaatccaacatacttgttagtaaatctagatcctggtaaaataatttccaacagtccgAACTTACCAAATTGCAAGCTAGAACTTGGGGGTAAATATTGTCCATATTTCTTATACCAAAATACGTGGCAAGTAGAGAGTGGACCACATGTCTATGGGGCCCACGTAGAAGACATAACAAATCAATATTAACACCCAGAGTTGCGTGGGCGTTCGAGAGTGAACAATGATTCTAAAAGGGTTGTTGAAACTGAGTCGGAGCTTTGTCCTCCAAGAGAGTTATCTCAGATCATATAGCATCCGAGAGCTACCAATGTTTTTGACACATCTCCCAAGACGAAGCATTGTAGATGACTGATTTAGTATAGACGGAAAAGTGAACCTATCCTCAAAACAAGATGTCTTTGGGATTTAGCCCATACTTTTCTGACATTGTATTTTCCCATGAACGCTAATTCACAGTGTTGTCGAGCGaaattcgcaacaccaaaaatatataataatactaataataagaGGAAATTGTATGAAGAacaaatgcgagtattcaacctaaaaatgGTGAGTACTCGAGCTGGGAACGTAAATACTTAACAAAAACTGGAAATAACAAGAAGACAAaggattatagtggttcagtcagatcacggtctgcttagtccactgtagcaagagttTCGTAGGTCCCATTTcgtggtggatcacccctttatatacaaagcaagtgtccaGTTAACTACACCAGGATTGTATTCATTGTCAATCCGTTTGTACATTGATtcacaataattaaactaaaaacgtaaacattaataaatgaataacaATTTCTATTCACTAAATACAGCAACGTATGCGACTTCTATTGCTCGAGTTGGCTGTTCATATTCTGATGTGAGCTCGCGGGCTTAGGATATACCTAACATTTGGTTAAGTCTAAGATGCCTGCGTTCTTAAATAGTCGCATTTACGGACATCGTGTAGTGGGCTAATAGAACCTAGACGCATGAGTCTATATTGGTTTATCGAGGTTGTTGGGCACTGGGACCAGCTCGCATTATAGAGAATCGATCTTTATGTCTTCGCAGGAGTATAGAAAGGATACCCGCACATATCCTGGTATATGCGAGTTAAATCTGTTACTTGGTCCCACACAATGCGAGTCATATGAATGCGACTAGACTTTGATCATATTCGCATCATCTCGCCGTAACTAGCTTAGGCGAGGTTTAAACTCGAGGAGTCTCTAATGGATACCTCAGCTTTTCTTGGAAAACTGAATACACGTGTCTTCCAAaaaggagtctggtctcgagtttctaggtgagagaaatctcactataacagacAACTACTCCTTGCACTGTCTCATCAACTGCGTAAAAGTCAGGTCGTGTCACACCAAACTCATACTTCGGAGCTTATTTAATGCGCACATTGTAACAATTATTTCCTACACCTATAGAAAAGGACACGTGAGTCTAGAGGTAAAGAGATGATGTATCAATTACCCCGAAATATCTCATTTCTCTGTCTATAAGTAGAGAAGGAATGTAAGAGAAAATGGGATCAAAATTCAGAGCAAAAGAGAGAACTCTAAAACCAAAAAAGAGAGTATGCTATATTGTAATAACAATATTACCTTTTCATAAGAGTGACGTAAAAATACTTTTCTttacttataattaatttttgtaaaacaagatTAAATAGCTGACGAAAATCTCGATCAACACATAAGTATTAAAGTTTAACAATGCGAACTACATAAGAATTTTCGCCGCAAATATCCCCAATAATAATAGTAACGTACCGtttcaaataaaatatcttcataaatttgaaaatttatgtaTCATTTTCCTTTATATTTTAATgggtaaataatatttttgatcCTGTAGTttgcaaaaattaataattgagtcttttgttttgttaaatgataaattagaccttatatttttaaaatagtactaattttattattaaaaaaattataaaaaattaaactttgaGCCCTGTTTATGTCATTTTTGAAAATACAAAATTGATCTtatcttttaatattttataaaataaaaaatttaaaaatgatattaaccCTATTTTAATTGCTATCACTGCTCTTTCtggaattataaaaaattaaaagaagcaGCTGAAGCTCTCACGTCATGCTTCCGTGGCAGAAAGGTTTTGGCACAAGAAATGTGGTTATGGCAGTCAATAATTACTACCTATTCCTACGGCGCTGTGTAGCTAGGCAAGGCTGGTGTCAGGGGGTCTAAATAGCTGAGGTGGAGTATTATATCACACCAGAAAAAGAAAGTACAGTCACCCTTCCCACAATAAATTCAGTTTAAATATAATACTTGTATAAGGCACAATTAGATTAGATTAAGATGgtctttttttttaacataattatGAATAAGAGAGAGATGGTTGCATTGCAAGTTTGCAACACAGCAAAGATTTGCTGTCTTTTAACAGATAGATACACTGGTGTGTAAAATACAATAAATTGATTGGATATAGGTTGGTATGAAAACAAAAAGAtacataaatgaaataaaaagccCCCAACCCCCActcccaaaattaataataacaagTAAGCATCCCTTAGTAGTTAGTACATTAGTACTTAGCTTAGTTGTCATTGTTTGTCTGTTcaacaataatatattatatgtatgatTAAAAACAATTAGCTTTTGCCACCAAATTTCACAAATCTCCGAAACCCTTTATGATTTTTGGTCAGTGCCACCGATTTGGTGTTCATCACACTTAAATTACAATAACTACTAAACATGATGTATAAATTGGCAACAATATAACATTTCACTAGTAACTTGTTGAGGTATATATATGACCTTTTTGCATTGATAAGACTATGAACTACAAATATTGCCAAGATACAAGAGAGAAGACTAACTTTACatgaacatatatatacaattctacagaagattaagaaacaaaagaaaaacttaTTTTTCATAAACAAATGGAAGTGAGCACTACTATCTGAGGTCAAATTATTCCCATACCTTGCAATGaattacatatacatacatctCTTTCTCATATATTCACATGTTGATTGTTGAACTATCACCTGTTTTCTTCAAGTATTGGGAAAATCAAGGAAAAAGCTTCACGAGCTTTGCTCAAGAATGCAAAACACAGAATGATAGCATCAATCAGCATAAGCTGCAGCTCTGCATTGCAGTTGCCACTCCATACAGTCTTCGAAATCGAAACTGCTAGCACAATCCAACAATGCGTTTTGCTGATGTTCATAACGGCATATGTAATTCAAACCAAGAAGAAGCTTGCATATGGCAGCCTCAGTCTTCTCTCTATCAGCAAAGTACAAGGTCTGAAGCAGAAGAACATTTGTTCGCGTTACAATCTGCTGCTGTTCGAAATTTCGCTCACTTTGCCATCTGATCATGTTATGTGCCAATGGAGCTAACCATTTCAATAAGCCATCAAGAGTTTCTTTCCAATCATGAGCAAGAGGGGCATCATATATTGCAAAGTTCTTCATATAGGACTTGAGATTAGTCCTCAAAGATAATCTTAAGCTAGTTGGTAACATCTGATAAAGATCATCTCTTGCTTCCTCGCCAACAAGGTGAGGGTATCGAAGTAACTTTTCTATGACAATAATGACATTTGCATAGTGCAAAGCTAGAGCTGAGCCCCCCACAGTTGAAGGAGGAGCGTAGCAAACTAGCCTACTTTTGGGACCAAATCTCGCACCATTCATCGAGTTTGATTGCCTCTGATGATCCATACTAATCAGTGAGCTACTAAAACAGCTAGAGTTGTTCCTTTGCTCTCTCCTTGATCCATTAGTTAAAATACCACTACGACAAGTAGAAATTTGGCTACCTCGATCATCATAATCCCCACCACAGCCATCAtaataatcatcatcatcatcaaactTTGAAACTGAACTACTTAAACTAAGGCATTCCATGAAAAGCCTTCCAGGGCTAGTTCCACAAGGGAAAACTATATCTTCTGGTTGAAACATGGCCAATTCACTCCTTCTAGAATCAGCTTGAGACTTAAAACTCAACCCCTTCTTGAGCATTACTCCACTATTCTTCTTGCTGAGAACCCTTCTAGGTGGTAAGGGGGGGACTGCTGCAGCTGGGGAATGGCGGCGACGATCGAGCTGACTTGAAACCTGAATGCCTTCATCCTTGTTAGGAGATTGAGAAGAAGCTTCAAAACTCAGACAAGAGTCACCAAAAACAGAACAAATCCTAGCATAGACAGTACACACAGTTCTGGCCAACAATTCAACAACCTTGTCATATGTTTGGTTCCAAAGTGAAATGTCCCTAAGATGCCTCACATCTTGCTTCTGCCACATGAATTTCTGCTCAAAAGCCCTCTTACTTTCCTCATGTTGATTATGCTGAAATTTCTTCATGGCTCGCTCCAATTCATTCAAAACCTCCATCTCGCTATACAATCTCGCAGTGGCATTAACGTACCTCTCCATCTTCCTCGCCATAGCCTCCATGTCCTTTACCAGAAACCCCAACTCCTTCACTTCTATAACCCCACTCATGATATCAGAGTAAACATGTTCGAACCCTTGAAGAGCCGGCTCGGTACACCTCTTGCCCAGTCGAGACACAACGGCTGCGACCCTGTTCAGGTCGTCAAGCCTCTCGGCTAAAGCAAGCTCAAGAAGATATGACTCGTCAGAGGAGACAAGATTCTGAACCCCCTCACACTTCAAGATCTCGTTTTTAAGCTTGGATATCTCGGACTCAGTCAGGGACTTATAGAGGTATACAGTTTTGGACATAACATTAGCTACCTCGAAAGAGAGAATGCCTATAGTCTgcttattattctttttatcaCTATGCTCTGATGAGTTTCTAAGGCTTTTTCTCTTCGAAGTTTGAAGAAGAAAGGTTTGTTTCAGATTGGTACTAACCTGGCTACCCATCTTCAAAATCCAAGGCTCTGCAACCATTGTAGTAGTTGCAGAGAGAAGAAACACACACCCcctttaaagaaaaaaagaaatggGTTTTCTCAGAACCAAAGATGAGACTTTTCCCTTGGATTTGGAACCAGAATTTTGAGAATTCAATCACATCTACAGATACCCATTACCCTCAAAAGCTTAAAAAAACTGCATGGAATACTAATTAGGCGTGAAACAAACATATCATGATTGAAATGGCAAACATAAATGAGTACCTGGGAATGAAATTTTGctgagaaaaaaagaaaagaaaagcagAATGAAGGACCACGGAAAGAGAAAAACTCTGAAAGAAACTAAGCGTGGTGGAGTGGATGAGAATGCGCAATTGATTGTGAGCCAAAAAGAGAAAATCTTTTTTGTGGGTTTTAGCAAGAGAATCAGTTGCAGCGTTGGTAAGACGCTCTTTCAAGGTGTTCTCAGCTTTAGCTTTcgaagagaaaagaaagaacagAAAAATGAGAGATCGGTATTTGAAAGTGCTCTGACTTAAGTAACAGGGTAGTTTTTATTAGATATTTGAATGTATTAGGTTTGGACCTTTTGTTCTGAtttgactaaaatgcccttaacaaattaatttttttataattatattgacTATATATGATCTCTGCAAGTCTGCAACAATGAAAGTCAaacataaattgaataaaataaaacttattccAAAATAGGTATTTCTCTAGTTCATCTTCTTGGAGTGGAGGTTAGTGAGTGAGTGGTtctggtaaaattaatttaagaggACAAGTCTTGAGCTAAAATTAGCTATAAAGGCATTTGATTGTACATGGGTCTACTTCTTTCCTTTTTTATGCATCAAAAACTAAAATGGAGTGAAATGATTTCGTTTCATTTCGTtagataaattaatttaatatttttttaaaaaaaaaaaagagaaaataaattcaCAGAGGAAAGAAGTGATTTTGACTTGGAATCGATGGAAAGCATTATAGTACTCTAATGTAATGTCTGACTTGAGATCTCAACTTAGGCAGTTGAAGCTATAAATTTCACATGCTCTAAAATTTAAGATTTGAGCGTTTGATTCAAAACATAATATATGAGGATGCTCTATATGATTTTATCAACATTTTAGTACTTTCCACATTTTTCCAGTGTCAAATGGTAGGTAAACTAAATTACATAGCAATATTGGGTTGCCATTTCAAAGTCAAAAGGTTTTATCTCACAACAAgtccaccttcttctcttgaaAAAAAGTAGCAAAGTTCTCTATTTCACATTAAATtgttattctttaatttttgttttttttttttgcaaagattgttttactttaatttgtgtTAAAACATCACAACACGTTTTTTTTCCCGCCaactaagaaaagaaaaagttgatcTTCATGCTAATCTCATTACCATCCTCTTTGTTTAGCTATAATTTTTGGGTACCACTAAATTTGTCTCACTtgatagaattttttatttttttatttttgaggtAGTAATTTAGAATATTTCATAAATTTGCAGATATCTACAAACAAACAAGAACTTCATTGAATTAGAATAGCTCATCgtttaactaaaatatatattttgtcaaagagcattgctattaggtacCAGTAGTGCCTAGCACCTTTGCGACATATCGCGTTGCGATTAGCTAGCGATACTCTCTAAacgttattatattaaattatatgggacccgatacttagttggaccaatagcaatattgacacataggagggtgctaggcaccactggtgccctttagcatttctctttgtCAAATTATGAACTACTAAAGTAAGCGAGCAACATAGAACAGAAATGTCCCTGAAAGTTTAAGCAATAAAGGGTTATTTGCGACAAAACCACAAAAGCTAGGAAATTGTTAGCACTTTACAGTTTCCATTCATTTTAAGTGTTAAGTGTCATGTTGGACTGTCCATGTGTACATTTATGTAGACACAATGTACATGACATAATTTTATTGATtcatgtaaataaatatttaaaaataaaattataaattaaaataaaaaaaattataaattaaaaatatatatttaaaaaaatcctttatttttcttcttcaattttcttttctaatttattttttcagttCACTTTCACATATATCATCACCACCCCAAGATTAACAACCACGACCCTCCTCCAGAACTCATCATCACCCACCATCAGTGCAACAAACACTACCATTTCACCCTGACAgagtctgggatgtgttctgatgcaagctgacagagtcatagcctatgcctctcgtcaactgaaggattatgagcagcattacccaactcatgatttagagctcgctgctgtggtttttgctttaaagatttggcgacattatctttacggtgaaaagtgtgagatttatactgatcataagagtcttaaatactttttcacccagaaagatttaaatatgaggcagaggaggtggttggagttggttaaggactacgattgtgaaatactgtatcaccccgggaaagctaatgttgtggccgatgctttaagcagaaaaggtcccgggcaagtttgtaatacggttatgatagctcctcaactagcctcggaaatggttagtgcaggaattgagttcgtggtcgggaagttacataatttaacactccaatctgatctgttggagagaatcagaaaggcacaactggaagatcccgaactagttaaagttcgagacgaagtagtggctggtcggcctagaggcttttcagtctcgagcagtggaatgttgttatataaagctcgagtttgtgttcctagtgttgatgagcttaagaaagaaatactggatgaagctcacaccacgccttattcgttgcatccgggaaccaccaagatgtatcaggatttgaaaccctacttctggtggtatgggatgaaaagagatgtggtggactatgtgtccaagtgtttaacctgccagcagattaaggctgaacatcagaggccggcagggttattgcaacctttagtccttccaaaatggaagtgggaggacatcgcaatggactttgtaactggtttgcctaaaactacgggaatgtatgattctgtatgggtcattgtggatagatttacaaagtcggctcactttctaccagtgaaagttacctattcagtggatcagtatgctgaattgtatgtgaaggagatagttcgtctccatggagcccctaaatctattgtatcagatagggatccaaagttcacatcgaagttttgggtgagtcttcagaaggctatgggtaccaagttaaagtttagtacggcctttcaccctcagactgatggccagtcagaaagaactatccagattttagaagacctactgcgagcctgtgtcatggactttgagggttcatggagtaagtacttgcctttaattgaattctcctacaacaacagctaccaaagtacaatagggatggctccctatgagatgttatatggtagaaaatgtcgttctcctattcattgggacgagacaggagaaaggaagtacctgggtccagagttagtgcagaggaccaatgaagctattgataagatcaaggctcggatgcttgcttctcaaagcaggcagaaaagttatgctgatccgaagcgcagagatgttacatttcaggcaggggaacatgttttcctgcaggtttcaccaatgaagggtattagacgcttcgggaagaagggtaagttaagccctaggttcattgggtcatttcagatacttgagaaggtcgggcaggtagcgtatcggctagccttaccaccagcattatcggttgttcatgacgtatttcacatttctatgttaaggaaatacgtgtcagacctgactcatgtcttgagttatgaagcccttgaactacaaccaaacttatcctatgaagagcaacctgttcagattttggatagaaaagaaaaagttcttcggaacaagactattgcactagttaaggtgctctggaggaacagtaaggtggaagaagccacctgggagttggagtcggatatgaggactcagcatccagagctatttaggttagatttcgaggacgaaatcctattaacggggggataattgtaatgatcgctctagtaatttggattagtaagggcaattagcactaatttttattattttattattatttgtgaattaatttatttgtggaccccaatatttagaaataaatattagagttataatttctcaattccggagattttattaaactctaggggtattatttagtttatatgtgaaatatgttaattttgtaatttttgctcggcgacaacggaaaatgcgatggatggctagattgatcacatgggtaagtttagaaccctatttcatagtgggaaatattttagag is a genomic window of Cannabis sativa cultivar Pink pepper isolate KNU-18-1 chromosome 9, ASM2916894v1, whole genome shotgun sequence containing:
- the LOC115723069 gene encoding protein PSK SIMULATOR 1 — protein: MVAEPWILKMGSQVSTNLKQTFLLQTSKRKSLRNSSEHSDKKNNKQTIGILSFEVANVMSKTVYLYKSLTESEISKLKNEILKCEGVQNLVSSDESYLLELALAERLDDLNRVAAVVSRLGKRCTEPALQGFEHVYSDIMSGVIEVKELGFLVKDMEAMARKMERYVNATARLYSEMEVLNELERAMKKFQHNQHEESKRAFEQKFMWQKQDVRHLRDISLWNQTYDKVVELLARTVCTVYARICSVFGDSCLSFEASSQSPNKDEGIQVSSQLDRRRHSPAAAVPPLPPRRVLSKKNSGVMLKKGLSFKSQADSRRSELAMFQPEDIVFPCGTSPGRLFMECLSLSSSVSKFDDDDDYYDGCGGDYDDRGSQISTCRSGILTNGSRREQRNNSSCFSSSLISMDHQRQSNSMNGARFGPKSRLVCYAPPSTVGGSALALHYANVIIVIEKLLRYPHLVGEEARDDLYQMLPTSLRLSLRTNLKSYMKNFAIYDAPLAHDWKETLDGLLKWLAPLAHNMIRWQSERNFEQQQIVTRTNVLLLQTLYFADREKTEAAICKLLLGLNYICRYEHQQNALLDCASSFDFEDCMEWQLQCRAAAYAD